A genomic segment from Candidatus Brocadia sinica JPN1 encodes:
- the gndA gene encoding NADP-dependent phosphogluconate dehydrogenase, whose amino-acid sequence MSKNQFGLIGLAVMGQNLVLNAADHGFRVSVFNRTAEKTDEFMAGEARGKSITATYTKEEFVDSLERPRTVQIMVKAGGPVDDVINQLKPLLDAGDIIIDGGNSFFPDTERRARELESINLRFIGMGVSGGEEGARYGPSLMPGGTKEAYTIIEPLVTAIAAKAPSDGAPCVTFIGPGGAGHYVKMVHNGIEYGDMQLISESYAVLKAAIDPSPKEFHQIFSDWNAGELSSFLIEITADIFCKMDDKTGKPLVDLVLDKAGQKGTGKWTSQNALDIGAAIPTITAAVDGRILSSMKEERVTASKILFGPKNTYSGDRQKIIDAVRAALYASKICSYAQGMALLKKASSEYGYGLNLPEIARIWRAGCIIRARLLDDIMHAYRRNPTLPNLLMDDEFKQAIQSRQDAWRFAVKTAIELGIPVPAMSASLAYFDAYRSERLPANLIQAQRDYFGAHTFERIDQPGVFHANWKVK is encoded by the coding sequence ATGTCAAAAAACCAATTTGGACTCATTGGACTGGCCGTTATGGGGCAAAACCTGGTCTTGAACGCCGCAGACCATGGTTTTCGTGTCTCGGTTTTTAATCGTACAGCAGAAAAAACCGATGAATTTATGGCGGGTGAGGCAAGAGGCAAGAGTATCACCGCTACTTACACGAAGGAAGAGTTCGTCGATAGCCTGGAGCGTCCACGTACCGTTCAGATTATGGTCAAGGCCGGTGGGCCGGTGGATGACGTTATCAACCAGCTAAAACCGTTGTTGGATGCGGGCGATATCATCATTGATGGTGGCAACTCCTTTTTTCCCGACACCGAGCGGCGGGCAAGAGAGTTGGAATCAATAAATCTGCGCTTTATCGGCATGGGCGTTTCCGGGGGGGAGGAAGGCGCCCGTTATGGTCCCAGCCTGATGCCGGGCGGCACCAAAGAGGCATATACCATTATCGAACCGCTGGTAACGGCCATTGCTGCAAAAGCACCGTCAGACGGTGCACCATGCGTGACATTCATTGGTCCTGGTGGTGCTGGTCATTACGTTAAGATGGTACATAATGGGATTGAGTACGGCGATATGCAGCTCATCTCCGAGAGTTATGCAGTGCTCAAAGCTGCCATTGATCCTTCACCAAAGGAATTTCACCAGATTTTTAGTGACTGGAACGCAGGAGAACTTTCCTCTTTTCTTATTGAAATTACCGCCGACATTTTTTGCAAAATGGATGATAAAACCGGAAAACCACTGGTTGATTTGGTCCTGGATAAAGCCGGGCAGAAGGGCACCGGCAAGTGGACAAGTCAAAACGCCCTCGATATTGGCGCTGCTATTCCCACCATCACAGCTGCGGTAGACGGACGCATTCTTTCCTCAATGAAAGAAGAACGAGTGACAGCCTCTAAAATACTCTTTGGTCCGAAGAATACTTATAGCGGTGACCGGCAAAAAATCATCGATGCGGTAAGGGCTGCACTGTATGCATCAAAAATCTGCTCCTATGCGCAGGGTATGGCCCTGCTCAAAAAAGCCTCGTCAGAGTATGGCTATGGCCTGAATTTGCCTGAAATTGCCCGTATTTGGCGTGCCGGATGCATTATCCGTGCCAGGTTATTGGATGATATTATGCATGCCTACCGTCGCAATCCGACCTTGCCAAATTTGCTGATGGATGATGAATTCAAACAGGCTATCCAGAGTCGGCAAGATGCCTGGCGTTTTGCTGTTAAAACTGCTATTGAGTTGGGAATCCCGGTGCCTGCCATGAGCGCCTCGCTTGCCTACTTTGACGCATACCGTTCGGAACGTCTTCCGGCCAATCTTATCCAGGCCCAACGTGACTATTTCGGGGCACACACCTTTGAAAGGATTGACCAGCCCGGTGTATTCCACGCGAATTGGAAGGTGAAATAA
- a CDS encoding DUF4405 domain-containing protein, with protein sequence MKREDINYIISILLIFSISITGIAGYVQSRLELRRFVPHRYFAYVTLILAALHVFLNWGKVWRYLRQRLKRKK encoded by the coding sequence ATGAAGCGAGAAGATATAAATTATATAATCAGTATCTTGCTCATATTCTCCATTTCCATCACAGGAATTGCGGGTTATGTGCAGTCACGACTTGAACTCCGTCGGTTTGTCCCACACCGCTATTTTGCATATGTCACGTTAATCCTTGCAGCCCTGCACGTCTTCCTGAACTGGGGTAAAGTATGGCGCTACCTGCGCCAAAGATTGAAAAGGAAGAAATGA